In Frondihabitans sp. PAMC 28766, a genomic segment contains:
- a CDS encoding low specificity L-threonine aldolase, with the protein MTTLHDPDLHSFASDNYSGVHPEVMQAIVDANGGHVGSYGADPYTARLSDLVVEHFGEGSEIHPVLTGTGANVASLQALVPRWGAVVCAATAHIYTDEGGAPERLGGLKLLTVTTPDGKLTPDLIDRQAYGWGDQQRPQPLAVSITQTTEMGTAYSPAEIRAITQHAHSLGMRVHLDGARIANAVASTGATLRQLTRDAGVDVVSFGGTKNGLLLGESVVTLTEDELPGITYIRKMDAQLASKMRFISAQFIPLLETDLLVRSATHSNAMALRLRDGLAGLPGVEVTQAVEANAVFVILPKEVIEPVRAEHRFYDWNRSTGEVRLMCSFDTQEAHVDALIASVAREIEAAA; encoded by the coding sequence GTGACCACGCTGCACGATCCTGATCTCCACTCGTTCGCCTCCGACAACTACTCCGGTGTCCACCCCGAGGTGATGCAGGCGATCGTCGACGCCAACGGCGGCCACGTCGGCTCGTACGGCGCCGACCCCTACACGGCGCGGCTGAGCGACCTCGTCGTCGAGCACTTCGGCGAGGGTTCCGAGATCCACCCCGTCCTCACCGGGACGGGCGCGAATGTCGCCTCCCTCCAGGCCCTGGTGCCGCGGTGGGGTGCAGTCGTCTGCGCGGCGACCGCGCACATCTACACCGACGAGGGCGGGGCGCCCGAGCGGCTCGGCGGCCTCAAGCTGCTGACCGTAACGACGCCCGATGGCAAGCTGACACCCGACCTGATCGACCGCCAGGCCTATGGGTGGGGCGACCAGCAGCGACCTCAGCCGCTCGCCGTGTCGATCACTCAGACGACGGAGATGGGCACGGCCTACTCGCCTGCCGAGATCCGTGCCATCACACAGCACGCCCACTCGCTCGGAATGCGGGTGCACCTCGACGGCGCCCGCATCGCGAACGCGGTCGCCTCGACCGGGGCGACTCTTCGTCAACTCACGCGCGACGCCGGCGTCGACGTGGTCAGCTTCGGCGGCACGAAGAACGGCCTGCTGCTCGGCGAGTCCGTCGTGACTCTGACCGAGGACGAACTGCCCGGTATTACCTACATCCGTAAAATGGACGCGCAGCTGGCATCCAAGATGCGCTTCATCTCGGCGCAGTTCATCCCGCTCCTCGAGACGGACCTGCTCGTGCGATCGGCGACGCACTCCAATGCCATGGCCCTCCGCCTCCGCGACGGCCTCGCGGGGTTGCCCGGGGTCGAGGTCACGCAGGCCGTCGAGGCCAACGCGGTGTTCGTGATCCTGCCGAAGGAGGTCATCGAACCCGTGCGCGCCGAGCATCGCTTCTATGACTGGAACCGGTCGACGGGCGAAGTCCGTCTGATGTGCTCGTTCGACACGCAGGAAGCCCACGTGGACGCCCTCATCGCGAGCGTCGCGCGCGAGATCGAGGCTGCCGCGTGA
- a CDS encoding DegT/DnrJ/EryC1/StrS aminotransferase family protein codes for MSPAFIPAARPMIGDDERRAVDAVLASGRLAQGPEVAAFESEVSAALSDGRPSVAVNSGTSALHLGLLACGIGEGDEVIVPSFTFAATANAVRLVGATPVFVDIEPQHYCIDPSSVETAVTPRTRAIMPVHLYGHPADMTALTSIAGRHDLAIVEDAAQAHGATWNSRRVGTFGDVGAFSFYPTKNMTAGEGGMITVSHADGERHLRLLRNQGMETRYANEIVGFNVRMTELHAAIGRVQLQKVHGWTTKRRANAAFLASELRSVEAPKTAAEAEHVWHQFTVRIPDDREGFAAALAHEHGIGSGAYYPTPVHRLPSFALSLDLPHTEAAAAEVLSLPVHPSLSRDDLERIVTAVEHVAEAGR; via the coding sequence ATGAGCCCGGCATTCATCCCCGCTGCCCGCCCGATGATCGGCGACGACGAACGACGGGCCGTCGACGCCGTTCTCGCGTCCGGCAGGCTCGCTCAGGGCCCCGAAGTCGCCGCCTTCGAAAGCGAAGTCTCAGCCGCGCTCTCCGACGGCCGACCATCGGTCGCCGTCAACTCGGGCACCTCCGCACTCCACCTGGGCCTGCTCGCCTGCGGCATCGGCGAGGGTGACGAGGTCATCGTCCCCTCCTTCACGTTCGCCGCCACAGCGAACGCCGTACGGCTCGTCGGCGCGACACCGGTCTTCGTCGACATCGAGCCCCAGCACTACTGCATCGACCCCTCCTCGGTCGAGACCGCCGTCACCCCGCGCACGAGGGCGATCATGCCAGTGCACCTCTACGGTCACCCGGCCGACATGACGGCCCTGACCTCGATCGCCGGTCGGCACGACCTCGCGATCGTCGAAGACGCGGCACAAGCCCACGGGGCGACATGGAACAGCCGTCGCGTCGGCACGTTCGGCGACGTCGGCGCCTTCAGCTTCTACCCGACCAAGAACATGACGGCGGGCGAGGGCGGCATGATCACCGTGTCTCACGCCGACGGCGAGCGCCACCTGCGACTTCTCCGCAATCAGGGCATGGAGACTCGATACGCCAACGAGATCGTCGGTTTCAATGTCCGGATGACCGAGCTCCACGCCGCGATCGGCCGGGTGCAGCTGCAGAAGGTGCACGGGTGGACGACGAAGCGACGAGCCAACGCCGCGTTCCTCGCCTCCGAGCTCCGAAGCGTCGAAGCGCCCAAGACGGCTGCCGAGGCAGAGCACGTCTGGCACCAGTTCACCGTCCGCATCCCCGACGACCGCGAAGGCTTCGCTGCCGCCCTCGCACACGAGCACGGTATCGGCTCGGGAGCCTATTACCCCACGCCTGTCCACCGACTGCCGTCGTTCGCGCTCTCTCTCGACCTGCCGCACACCGAGGCGGCGGCCGCCGAGGTGCTCTCCCTGCCCGTCCACCCCTCTCTGTCCCGCGACGACCTCGAGCGGATCGTCACGGCCGTCGAGCATGTGGCCGAGGCCGGCCGATGA
- a CDS encoding sugar transferase: protein MCPRDRHLYCGAKRVIDFAGAVVLLILLSPLLVIVAVAVAAALGRPVLFTQQRPGARGEVFTILKFRTMRDEDPSRGLLTDAERLTRFGRILRSTSLDELPGLINVIRGEMSFVGPRPLLVRYLDRYDDEQARRHHVRPGVTGLAQTRGRNAASWADRLRWDVEYVDRHSLRLDLAIIWRTVLVVARRSGVSAPGHATVDEFRGDREVAA from the coding sequence ATGTGCCCTCGTGACCGCCATCTCTACTGCGGCGCCAAGCGCGTCATCGATTTCGCCGGTGCTGTCGTCCTGCTGATCCTGCTGTCTCCCCTCCTGGTGATCGTGGCCGTCGCCGTCGCTGCCGCGCTCGGCCGGCCGGTGCTCTTCACTCAGCAGCGTCCAGGCGCGCGGGGCGAGGTGTTCACCATCCTCAAGTTCCGAACCATGCGCGACGAGGACCCCTCGCGCGGCCTGCTCACCGATGCCGAGCGCCTCACCCGCTTCGGGCGCATCCTCCGCTCGACCAGCCTCGACGAGCTCCCTGGTCTCATCAACGTGATTCGCGGCGAGATGAGCTTCGTCGGGCCACGACCGCTGCTCGTCCGCTATCTCGATCGCTACGACGACGAACAGGCTCGGCGACACCACGTCCGCCCGGGTGTGACCGGGCTCGCCCAGACACGCGGGCGCAACGCCGCCTCGTGGGCCGACCGTCTGCGGTGGGACGTCGAGTACGTCGACCGTCACAGCCTGCGTCTCGATCTCGCAATCATCTGGCGCACGGTCCTGGTGGTCGCCCGACGCTCCGGCGTCAGCGCTCCCGGGCACGCGACTGTCGATGAGTTCCGGGGCGACCGCGAGGTCGCGGCATGA
- a CDS encoding glycosyltransferase, whose amino-acid sequence MTRTRTRFARVDIVHVSSAHPWTDNRVHLREAASTVAGGYRTALVAVGNGLPAPETGVICHLLRKRGRLSRVTLGSIEAVVSALRFRPRAVHLHDPELVWSVPVFRRLGVVVIWDAHEDLPDQVLDKHYLSPFQSRVFSAAARLVVRLARSSDAILTATERIAARFPDEKTSVVHNFPRPRAHDGRAPAVVHRPRRVGYIGALGTYRGSEVLPTAIADPRFPDGWTLHVAGSFVPVSTRRPYESLHEAGAVVLHGQVGPDEARDILLDTRVGIVTFLPNAAHLEALPTKMFEYLAAGIPVIASDFPLWRQLLGPHDCATFVDPHCGAAIAEAVRFYDENPDVLARQSRNALRAAREVFSWTSEESVLLEAYRRVGLVPTTHQTPRS is encoded by the coding sequence ATGACCCGAACCCGAACTCGATTCGCGCGAGTCGACATCGTCCACGTCAGCTCTGCGCACCCCTGGACCGACAACCGCGTCCACCTGCGAGAGGCCGCATCCACCGTCGCGGGCGGCTATCGCACAGCCCTCGTCGCCGTGGGCAACGGGCTTCCCGCTCCCGAGACCGGCGTGATCTGCCACCTGCTCCGCAAGCGCGGCCGTCTGTCTCGCGTCACCCTGGGTTCGATCGAGGCCGTCGTCAGTGCGCTGCGCTTCCGGCCGCGCGCGGTCCACCTGCACGACCCTGAACTCGTCTGGTCCGTCCCGGTCTTCCGGAGACTCGGCGTCGTGGTCATCTGGGACGCGCACGAAGACCTTCCCGATCAGGTCCTCGACAAGCACTACCTCTCGCCATTCCAATCGCGAGTCTTCTCAGCCGCTGCTCGCCTGGTCGTTCGTCTGGCACGCTCAAGCGACGCCATCCTGACGGCGACTGAGCGCATCGCCGCGCGGTTTCCCGACGAGAAGACGTCGGTTGTCCACAACTTTCCTCGCCCGCGTGCTCATGACGGGAGAGCGCCGGCTGTCGTGCACCGCCCTCGGCGCGTCGGGTACATCGGCGCTCTCGGCACATATCGCGGTTCCGAGGTGCTGCCCACGGCGATCGCCGACCCACGATTCCCCGACGGCTGGACTCTGCACGTGGCTGGGAGCTTCGTACCCGTCAGCACCCGCCGACCCTACGAGTCCCTCCACGAGGCGGGGGCTGTCGTGCTCCACGGTCAGGTCGGGCCGGACGAGGCGAGGGACATCCTGCTCGACACGCGAGTCGGCATCGTCACCTTCCTGCCGAATGCCGCTCACCTCGAGGCTCTGCCGACGAAGATGTTCGAGTATCTGGCCGCGGGCATCCCCGTGATCGCTTCGGACTTCCCCCTCTGGCGGCAACTGCTCGGGCCGCACGACTGCGCGACCTTCGTCGATCCTCACTGCGGGGCAGCCATCGCCGAGGCCGTGCGGTTCTACGACGAGAACCCCGACGTGCTGGCCCGTCAGTCGCGCAATGCCCTCCGCGCCGCGCGCGAGGTATTCTCCTGGACCAGCGAGGAGTCGGTGCTGCTCGAGGCGTATCGACGAGTCGGGCTGGTACCCACCACCCATCAGACTCCGCGATCATGA
- a CDS encoding acyltransferase, with protein MPVINPPVTRPQLATLDQSADVSADATVGSGSRVWHLAQIREGAEVGVDCIIGRGAYIGTGVVVGSRSKIQNAAQVYEPATLGEGVFIGPGAVLTNDRAPRAISPDGELKTASDWDAVGVTVRDGASVGAGAVCVAPVTVGRWAMIAAGAVVTRDVPDFALVVGTPAHQIGWVGRAGVRLSPDDTGTLICPATGARYEVFNGRLEEVVR; from the coding sequence ATGCCGGTCATCAACCCGCCCGTTACCCGCCCCCAGCTCGCGACCCTCGACCAGAGTGCTGACGTGTCCGCGGACGCCACCGTCGGCTCCGGATCACGCGTCTGGCATCTTGCCCAGATCCGCGAAGGAGCCGAGGTCGGCGTCGACTGCATCATCGGTCGTGGCGCCTACATCGGCACTGGTGTGGTCGTCGGAAGCCGCTCAAAGATTCAGAACGCGGCGCAGGTCTACGAGCCCGCCACGCTCGGCGAGGGCGTCTTCATCGGCCCCGGCGCCGTGCTCACCAACGACCGTGCGCCTCGAGCCATCTCCCCCGACGGCGAACTCAAGACCGCGTCGGACTGGGACGCCGTCGGTGTGACCGTCCGCGACGGTGCGTCCGTGGGAGCCGGTGCCGTCTGCGTCGCTCCCGTGACAGTCGGCCGCTGGGCCATGATCGCCGCGGGCGCCGTCGTCACCCGAGACGTGCCCGACTTCGCGCTCGTCGTCGGAACCCCCGCGCACCAGATCGGCTGGGTCGGCCGCGCGGGGGTCCGCCTCTCGCCAGACGACACCGGGACTCTCATCTGCCCCGCCACCGGCGCTCGATACGAAGTCTTCAACGGACGGCTCGAGGAGGTCGTGCGATGA
- a CDS encoding NeuD/PglB/VioB family sugar acetyltransferase translates to MTTELIVVGAGGAGREAIDIVTALNKAHPSCFTVVGVVDDGPRAAHLERLERLGVPHLGALKVGLTSFPAARFVVGVADPAVRHRLYAQISAASRSFTTLIHPDAALGSDVTIGDGALIAAGVRISTGVRIDEQVHVAAGALIGHDTHLSGFTTVSPGAIVSGEVTVGPGAFVGAGAVVLQNLRVGMGSVVGAAACVVGDVAASTTVKGVPAR, encoded by the coding sequence ATGACGACCGAGCTGATCGTGGTCGGTGCCGGCGGCGCCGGCCGGGAGGCGATCGACATCGTCACAGCCCTCAACAAAGCACACCCGAGTTGCTTCACCGTCGTCGGGGTGGTCGACGACGGTCCGCGGGCCGCACACCTGGAGCGCTTGGAGCGTCTCGGCGTGCCTCATCTCGGTGCCCTGAAAGTCGGTCTCACGAGCTTTCCGGCTGCTCGGTTCGTCGTAGGCGTCGCCGATCCTGCGGTGAGGCATCGCCTGTACGCCCAAATCAGTGCCGCCAGCCGGTCGTTCACGACTCTCATCCACCCTGATGCCGCTCTCGGCTCGGACGTCACCATAGGCGACGGCGCACTGATCGCGGCCGGCGTTCGGATTTCGACGGGCGTTCGAATCGACGAGCAGGTGCATGTCGCAGCCGGAGCCCTGATCGGGCACGACACCCATCTCAGTGGCTTCACCACGGTGAGCCCGGGGGCGATCGTCTCCGGCGAAGTGACCGTCGGCCCAGGAGCCTTCGTTGGCGCCGGGGCAGTCGTCCTCCAGAACCTCCGAGTCGGCATGGGCTCCGTCGTCGGCGCGGCGGCCTGCGTCGTCGGCGACGTCGCAGCGTCGACGACGGTCAAGGGCGTACCGGCCCGCTGA
- the wecB gene encoding non-hydrolyzing UDP-N-acetylglucosamine 2-epimerase — MSGLESRAQHVVVHTGQHYDPALSDVFFDDLGIQAPGHSLNIGSASHGRQTGAMLASLETVFDAEKPDAVLVYGDTNSTLAAALAAVKLGVRLHHLEAGLRSFNRAMPEEHNRVLTDHASDLCLAPTESAMDNLAAEGLSRSSVLVGDVMTDVVLATRDRVRHEALPVPSSLSASPFYLATLHRPSNTDDPARLRAVLEPLARLDHPTLLVAHPRLVDRAASFGIPLDFEGLHSTPAVGYPDLVRLVMGSAGVVTDSGGLQKEAFLLEKPCITVRSETEWTETVDLGWNVLAGDRLAEIPSLMAALRPEPTNATPYGTGTAAVAAVDAILRDLS; from the coding sequence GTGTCGGGCCTCGAGTCTCGAGCGCAGCACGTCGTCGTCCACACCGGACAGCACTACGATCCGGCGCTGTCCGACGTGTTCTTCGACGATCTCGGCATCCAGGCTCCCGGCCACAGCCTGAACATCGGGTCAGCATCGCACGGCCGCCAGACCGGGGCGATGCTCGCGTCGCTGGAAACCGTCTTCGACGCTGAAAAACCCGACGCCGTGCTCGTCTACGGAGACACCAACTCCACGTTGGCGGCCGCGCTCGCGGCCGTGAAGCTGGGGGTTCGTCTTCACCATCTCGAGGCGGGTCTCCGCTCGTTCAATCGAGCGATGCCGGAGGAGCACAACCGGGTCCTGACCGACCATGCCTCCGACCTGTGCCTCGCTCCTACCGAGTCGGCGATGGACAATCTTGCGGCCGAGGGGTTGTCGCGCTCGAGCGTCCTGGTCGGCGACGTCATGACAGACGTGGTCCTCGCCACTCGTGATCGCGTGCGGCACGAGGCCCTGCCAGTCCCCTCGTCGCTCAGCGCGTCACCTTTCTACCTCGCCACGCTGCACCGCCCTTCGAACACCGACGACCCCGCGCGCCTTCGGGCGGTGCTCGAGCCCCTCGCACGGCTCGACCACCCGACGCTTCTCGTCGCGCACCCTCGGCTCGTCGATCGCGCCGCCTCGTTCGGAATTCCACTCGATTTCGAGGGGCTGCACTCCACTCCGGCCGTCGGATACCCCGATCTCGTCCGCCTCGTCATGGGAAGCGCGGGAGTCGTGACCGACTCCGGCGGCCTGCAGAAGGAAGCCTTCCTGCTGGAAAAGCCCTGCATCACCGTCCGTTCCGAGACCGAGTGGACGGAGACGGTCGATCTCGGCTGGAACGTCCTCGCCGGCGATCGCCTCGCCGAGATCCCCTCGCTCATGGCGGCGCTGCGCCCTGAGCCCACGAACGCGACCCCCTACGGGACCGGAACCGCGGCAGTCGCCGCCGTCGACGCGATCCTGCGTGACCTGTCCTGA
- a CDS encoding transglycosylase domain-containing protein, which produces MRTQRARPFSFLAAAAGFVTLSVAAGTLVAVGAAPVVAVAGQGAGAAIQAFDDIPEFIEIGKLQQRNVLYANKGGQQVPFATLYSENRVNAAWGDVAQTLKDAAVAGEDRRFYEHGAVDLNSLARAAVGSIAKSSFGAAGGGSTIAMQLVRNVLIAQADSVSDEKKRQAALAQATEETPRRKVAEMKLAIGLEKKYSKDEVLLAYLNIAYFGDHAYGVEAAAQHFYGKGAKALSAAEAASLLATVQYPETRNMSTPKNYTANTARRDVILKSMLAEKKIDRAAFDAAVASSVGSYVHLTPATQGCMAVTEPGAQQWCDLIRRQVTSLPSLGATAAERERNWRVGGYQVHTTLDLDQTADAKGQVDTYAPNTETRYDLGGVVTSIEAKTGRVLVMAQNKDFNETADGGGSTSSAINYAVDHDLGGGNGFQPGSTYKPFTLLEWLKQGHRLGETVNAAPRDFSPNTVCGSRDYTSFRPKNDDGGNPGSVSVRQATARSINTAFAAMAQKLDLCDIRETAKSLGVHSADGADLVAYPSATIGSGNTVAPLTMAAAFAGIANGGEFCTPVMIDSVTDSEGKKLAGQAQHCEQAIDPTVAAKAASALQGPFASGTATAANPHDGVPILGKTGTTDGAEQTWLVGGSTNVVTAAWVGNLTGHQNQYRIYGAYGAMNQQRLTIWKHVQRSLNAAYGGDAFAAAPQEYTPRAPKITPPTSSPDSDGDGESSTDTSTPAG; this is translated from the coding sequence ATGAGAACACAGCGAGCACGACCGTTTTCGTTTCTCGCGGCCGCGGCCGGCTTCGTCACCTTGAGCGTCGCCGCTGGCACGCTCGTCGCCGTCGGCGCCGCGCCGGTCGTGGCTGTCGCTGGGCAAGGCGCCGGAGCCGCCATCCAGGCGTTCGACGACATCCCCGAGTTCATCGAGATCGGCAAGCTGCAGCAGCGCAATGTCCTCTACGCGAACAAGGGCGGTCAACAGGTGCCGTTCGCGACCCTCTACAGCGAGAACCGCGTCAACGCGGCCTGGGGCGACGTGGCTCAGACACTCAAAGACGCAGCCGTCGCCGGCGAAGACCGCCGCTTCTACGAACACGGCGCCGTCGACCTCAACTCACTCGCCCGGGCCGCAGTCGGAAGTATCGCCAAGAGCAGCTTCGGGGCGGCCGGTGGCGGCTCCACCATTGCCATGCAACTGGTTCGCAACGTTCTCATCGCCCAGGCCGACTCGGTCTCCGACGAGAAGAAGCGGCAGGCTGCGCTGGCGCAGGCGACCGAAGAGACACCCCGTCGCAAAGTGGCCGAGATGAAGCTGGCCATCGGTCTCGAGAAGAAATACAGCAAAGACGAAGTACTCCTCGCGTACCTCAACATCGCCTATTTCGGCGACCACGCGTACGGTGTCGAAGCGGCGGCCCAGCACTTCTACGGCAAGGGCGCCAAAGCGCTGTCGGCAGCCGAGGCGGCCAGCCTGCTGGCGACCGTGCAATACCCGGAGACGCGCAACATGTCGACACCGAAGAACTACACGGCGAACACAGCGCGTCGCGACGTGATCCTGAAGTCGATGCTCGCCGAGAAGAAGATCGATCGCGCGGCCTTCGACGCCGCCGTGGCTTCGTCGGTCGGGTCGTACGTGCATCTGACGCCCGCGACGCAAGGCTGCATGGCGGTCACGGAGCCCGGTGCTCAGCAGTGGTGCGACCTCATCCGCCGCCAGGTGACGAGCCTGCCGTCGCTTGGCGCCACCGCCGCCGAGCGCGAGCGCAACTGGCGCGTCGGCGGCTACCAGGTGCACACCACACTCGACCTCGACCAGACGGCCGACGCGAAGGGTCAGGTCGACACCTACGCACCCAACACCGAGACCCGTTACGACCTCGGCGGCGTCGTCACCTCGATCGAGGCGAAGACCGGGCGCGTGCTCGTCATGGCGCAGAACAAAGACTTCAACGAGACAGCCGACGGCGGTGGATCGACCTCGTCGGCGATCAACTACGCCGTCGACCACGACCTCGGCGGTGGCAACGGGTTTCAGCCGGGGTCGACCTACAAGCCCTTCACCCTGCTCGAGTGGCTCAAGCAGGGGCATCGACTGGGCGAGACCGTCAACGCCGCGCCTCGCGACTTCAGCCCGAACACCGTCTGCGGGTCGCGCGACTACACATCGTTCAGACCGAAGAACGACGACGGCGGCAACCCGGGCTCGGTCTCGGTGAGACAGGCGACTGCGAGATCTATCAACACCGCGTTCGCCGCGATGGCACAGAAGCTCGACCTCTGCGACATCCGCGAGACGGCGAAGTCGCTGGGCGTGCACTCGGCCGACGGCGCCGACCTCGTCGCCTACCCGTCGGCGACGATCGGCTCGGGCAACACGGTCGCCCCTCTGACCATGGCGGCGGCCTTCGCCGGGATCGCCAATGGGGGCGAGTTCTGCACGCCCGTCATGATCGACAGTGTCACCGACTCCGAGGGCAAGAAGTTGGCCGGCCAGGCGCAGCACTGTGAGCAGGCCATTGACCCGACGGTCGCGGCCAAAGCAGCCTCGGCGCTGCAGGGGCCCTTCGCGAGCGGTACGGCGACCGCCGCCAACCCTCACGACGGCGTCCCCATCCTCGGCAAGACAGGCACCACCGACGGCGCAGAGCAGACCTGGCTCGTCGGCGGATCGACCAACGTCGTCACCGCCGCCTGGGTCGGCAACCTCACTGGTCACCAGAATCAGTACCGCATCTACGGGGCGTACGGCGCCATGAACCAGCAACGACTGACCATCTGGAAGCACGTGCAACGGAGCCTCAACGCAGCCTACGGAGGCGACGCCTTCGCGGCCGCACCCCAGGAATACACGCCGCGCGCTCCGAAGATCACGCCGCCGACATCCAGTCCCGACAGTGACGGCGACGGCGAGAGCAGCACCGACACCAGCACCCCAGCCGGGTAG
- a CDS encoding nitroreductase family protein, translated as MTTTDQNTTTRTSDTSVPLVPLLDERWSPRSYDPTAEISDEALTALLEAARWAPSASNMQPRRFIVGRRGTATFDTILVNLMGFNTLWAGNAAALLVAVAETETEEGDKRNWAQYDLGLAVSALSVQAHAEGLHTHQMAGIEVDGLRSAFDLPERFLPVTVTAIGVVDSADRLPEKLAERETLPRTRLPLDELVIARD; from the coding sequence ATGACCACGACCGACCAGAACACGACCACTCGCACGTCCGACACGAGCGTCCCGCTCGTCCCGCTGCTCGACGAGCGCTGGAGCCCCCGCTCGTACGACCCCACCGCCGAGATCTCCGACGAAGCACTGACGGCGCTTCTCGAGGCTGCCCGCTGGGCGCCGTCGGCTTCGAACATGCAGCCTCGCCGGTTCATCGTGGGCCGCCGCGGCACTGCGACATTCGACACGATCCTCGTCAACCTCATGGGCTTCAACACTCTCTGGGCCGGCAACGCCGCAGCTCTGCTGGTGGCCGTCGCCGAGACGGAAACCGAAGAAGGCGACAAGCGCAACTGGGCGCAGTACGACCTGGGTCTCGCCGTCTCCGCGCTCAGCGTCCAGGCACACGCCGAGGGTCTGCACACTCACCAGATGGCGGGCATCGAGGTCGATGGCCTCCGTAGCGCGTTCGATCTGCCCGAGCGTTTCCTTCCGGTGACCGTCACGGCCATCGGCGTCGTGGACTCGGCCGACAGGCTGCCCGAGAAGCTGGCCGAGCGCGAGACGCTGCCCCGTACGCGTCTCCCTCTCGACGAGCTCGTGATCGCCCGCGACTGA
- a CDS encoding lipopolysaccharide biosynthesis protein, which translates to MSAGAAAPSGTGDRRGGRSVAGILFGSAIGQGAVLLSTPFFARFYEPADFGALAIVTSVTAVLGSIITVSWERGVVSARSARLADSLAVLALVSALVLCGVIAGLSLAFRATLDRWFDTSIFSDLWWTLPVCSLALAVQRIVAAGLTRARNHGSIACRNATQGLVQVAATAALMPIGGPLGLVIAPAVGRFAGALGARLRTGPASTKAGARTTGRLSAGRSAPTWRSIRVAARRYRRYPLVSTWSSALNSLGIQLPVILMSTLFGSIEVGFVALAMRLVASPAGLVAEGIGQFFDGALGGRIRRREAGSHRMTVRLVVQLGGVAAGSAIAVAVSAPFVVPSVFGSDWIGATPIVQIVVFQAAAQLVASPISRALILLEKQPLQLTWDAGRFVATNGVLLTAAAMGAGLEASLVLVSCVSALSYAVLVALVLTAVRRHDEAPSIRGSALSAF; encoded by the coding sequence ATGAGCGCAGGAGCAGCAGCTCCTTCGGGCACAGGCGATCGACGCGGTGGCCGAAGCGTCGCCGGGATCCTGTTCGGAAGCGCTATCGGACAGGGTGCCGTTCTGCTCTCCACGCCGTTCTTCGCCCGGTTCTACGAACCCGCAGACTTCGGGGCACTGGCGATCGTCACCTCAGTGACGGCCGTTCTCGGCTCGATCATCACTGTGAGCTGGGAGCGGGGCGTCGTCTCGGCAAGGTCGGCCCGTCTGGCCGACTCGCTTGCGGTTCTGGCACTGGTGTCGGCCCTCGTGCTGTGCGGAGTGATCGCCGGCCTGTCGCTCGCATTCCGAGCGACTCTCGATCGGTGGTTCGACACTTCTATCTTCTCCGACCTCTGGTGGACCCTACCGGTGTGCAGTCTGGCGCTCGCCGTTCAACGGATCGTCGCGGCGGGTCTGACGCGTGCCAGGAACCACGGATCGATCGCCTGTCGAAACGCAACGCAGGGCCTGGTCCAGGTCGCCGCGACCGCGGCCCTCATGCCGATCGGAGGGCCTCTCGGGCTCGTCATCGCCCCGGCAGTCGGCCGATTCGCCGGCGCGCTGGGGGCCCGCCTCCGTACCGGCCCTGCCTCCACAAAGGCGGGCGCGCGCACGACCGGACGGCTTTCCGCCGGTCGAAGCGCCCCGACATGGCGCAGCATCCGCGTCGCCGCCCGGCGCTACCGCCGTTATCCCCTCGTCTCGACCTGGTCATCCGCTCTCAACTCACTGGGGATCCAACTGCCCGTCATCTTGATGTCGACCCTCTTCGGTTCCATCGAGGTGGGGTTCGTCGCCCTGGCCATGCGCCTCGTGGCGTCTCCGGCCGGGCTAGTGGCCGAGGGAATCGGTCAGTTCTTCGACGGCGCCCTCGGGGGCAGGATCCGAAGGCGCGAAGCCGGGTCGCATCGGATGACCGTGCGTCTCGTGGTGCAGCTCGGAGGAGTGGCGGCGGGAAGCGCCATTGCCGTCGCCGTCAGCGCGCCGTTCGTCGTGCCGTCGGTGTTCGGTAGCGACTGGATCGGGGCCACGCCCATCGTCCAGATCGTGGTCTTCCAGGCTGCGGCCCAACTCGTCGCGTCACCCATATCACGGGCGCTCATCCTGCTCGAGAAGCAGCCCCTCCAGCTCACGTGGGACGCCGGGCGATTCGTCGCGACGAACGGTGTTCTGCTCACGGCTGCAGCCATGGGGGCGGGTCTCGAAGCCTCGCTCGTCCTCGTCTCGTGCGTGAGCGCCCTGTCCTACGCGGTGCTCGTCGCGCTCGTCCTGACCGCGGTTCGGCGTCATGACGAAGCCCCCTCCATTCGGGGCAGCGCTTTATCAGCTTTTTAA